One window from the genome of Enterobacteriaceae bacterium Kacie_13 encodes:
- a CDS encoding DUF1120 domain-containing protein, with protein MENIKMENKTMKNIFKLTALACLMAAASNAVAAPTANVQIKGTVKMGACTPTLSNNGIADYGNVITDQLSATEDTQMPHKYITMNITCGSPTLLTWQMIENRFNTNSYSVVILDSAITPYDATNNNNVFGVGLTAQSKRIGGYALAFDYTQMTTAAGLRLIQKTSSEDWILSGTALATRSNPEIRFFSLAGPDALEPTAFSDLTIPMKISFAIDNGLNITDVTSIDGNATLNLNYL; from the coding sequence ATGGAAAACATTAAAATGGAAAACAAAACAATGAAAAACATCTTCAAATTAACCGCGCTGGCCTGCCTGATGGCGGCGGCTTCAAATGCAGTGGCTGCCCCAACTGCAAATGTACAGATTAAAGGTACGGTGAAAATGGGGGCGTGTACGCCGACGCTGAGTAATAACGGGATAGCTGATTATGGAAATGTGATCACTGATCAACTTTCAGCAACCGAAGATACTCAAATGCCACATAAATATATCACCATGAATATTACATGTGGTTCGCCAACTTTGCTTACATGGCAAATGATTGAGAACAGATTTAATACCAACAGCTACTCGGTAGTAATTTTGGATTCAGCTATTACGCCATATGATGCAACGAACAATAATAATGTTTTCGGTGTAGGCCTGACTGCTCAATCTAAAAGAATTGGTGGATATGCTTTAGCATTTGATTATACCCAAATGACAACAGCAGCTGGTTTAAGGTTGATTCAGAAAACGTCTAGTGAAGACTGGATCCTTTCCGGAACTGCACTTGCAACACGCTCGAATCCTGAAATACGCTTTTTTTCTTTGGCTGGGCCTGACGCCCTTGAACCGACGGCTTTCTCTGACCTGACGATCCCAATGAAAATATCATTTGCAATTGATAATGGATTGAATATTACCGATGTTACATCCATTGATGGCAATGCAACTCTTAACCTGAATTATCTTTAA